CAGCCAGGGCGCGCCGAACCAGTGGAAAGGAGAATCCGTCCCCCTGCCCACGGAGATATTCACGGCCTCAAAACATCCCAGCCCCTGATACAATATTGCCGCGTCCAGGTCCCTTATGTTGGGCGACGGATTTACCCATTGAAGACCGGTTTCGTCGTAGAACATGCCGCGCTTCCAGCCTTTCATCCGTATCACTTCCGGCGCAAGGCGGAGTTTTTTGACGTCCGCGTGCAAAAGCGCCATTTCGCCGGCTGTCATGCCGTGGCGCACCGGGACGGGGAAATACTGCGTCAACCCGCCGGAAGGGCCCGGCGGAACCGGCCCCTCTGCGATTTCGCCGCCGACGGGATTGGGCCTGTCCAGCACATAGAAGGGAATGCCGTATTTGTCGGCCTCCTCCATCGCCATGCCCATGGTGGACAGATAGGTGTAAAACCGCGCGCCTATGTCCTGCATGTCAAAAACCAGGATATCAATGTCTTTTAGCATCCCCCAGTCCGGGCGCATGGTTTTGCCGTAGAGGCTGCGCACGGGAACGCCGTTATAGGAGGAATCCCCCACCAAATCCCCGCCCGCCGCCCGGCCAGAGAAGCCGTGTTCGGGAGAGAAAATCGCCGCCAGCCTGAAGCTGCCATGCGACGCGAAAGCGCCGGCTATGCTGCGCCCGCCGGAATCGGTTCCGGTATGATTGGTAATGAGCCCCACCCTTTTGCCCGAAAACGGCGCGAAATTTCCGGCGGAGAGGACTTCAAACCCCGTTACCGTTTTCGCCCGCGCCGGCGCGCACAGCAGCAGAAGCAGGCCAAACAGTCTCATTATTCGGATTTAAGAAGCAGGAGGTAGACGCTGCCGTCGTGCTTGAGCTTGGAGGCGAAGCGGCCCGCGTCCAGGCCCGCGCCGGCGTAATAGTCTATATGCCCGGGGCCTTTGATTGCGCCGCCGGTGTCCTGGCAGAGGGCGAATTTTCCCACGCGCGCGACTTCAACCAGTTTGCCTTCGCCGTCAAAGCGGGGCATGGGGCCGTCCACGAAAGCCAGCGCGCCCAGGGGCACATGCTTTGTGTCAACCGCGATGGAGCGTCCCGCCGTCAGCGCGCCGCCGTATGTTCCCGCCGGCCCGCCGGATATTTTTTCCAGCTTGAAAAACGTGTAGCGCGGATTGGTGGCCATAAGCCATTGCTCTATCTCCGGGTGTTTGGCCACGTATTCCTTGGGGTCCGTGTCCGGCGGCAGCACGCCGGATTTGACCAGCGCCGACATCGGCCCCCTGAAAGGCAGATTGTTGGTGCCGTCGTAATTGGCGCGCAGGACGGAGCCGTCGTCAAACTCCAGCCGGGCGGAGCCTTCTATATGCAGATCCATCACATCCAGCCGGTTTTGCAGCCAGGCGATTTCCAGGCCCCTGCCCTCCAGCGCCTTGCCGCTTTCAATCTGCTCGCGCGAGAAGTAGGGGCGCAGCCGGCTTTTCTCCACCCGTCCGGCTATGCCTTCGCCCTTGTATTTGTCGCCGAACTCCTCCAGATCCGCGTCCACCAGATCGTCGGGACGGCGGTAAAGCGGATACTTGTATTCGTCGGTTCTGGTTCTGGAGGCTTTGAACACCGGCTCGTAATACGAGGTGAACAGCACCGCGCCCTTCCCGTCCGAGCCGACGGAGCGGTAAACGTCGAATTTGTCCGCGACCAGCGCGGCAAGCTCGTCGCCGTTTTTTGCCTGCTTGAGCGTTTTGATGAATTCCCGCAACGTGGCCGCCAGCATCGCCGGCGAGACCTGCCTGTCGCCTATGGTATAAAGCGCCTGTTTGGATGCCTGAACATAATACAGGCTGTTCTGCGCCGCCTCAATAAGGCCGGCGCGGTCCTTTACATCCGCAAAACGCGGAGCAAGCGCCGCGGGCACCTGCACAAAAGCCGACTTCGGCGGATGAGGCCGCCTAAACACCACGCAGCCGCTGAACACAAACACAGCCGCAATCCCCAGCGGTGCAACACTCCACCATAGCTTTCTCATTACGTTACATTTTGCCATAATAGGCGCAATGCCGCAATGATTTGAATCTGCAAATCACCCGCTTTCCCGCCGCAGATGAAAACGGAGGAAAATTCTGCGCGGGAATGTCCCGTCGGCCACCGGCGAATTCCGCTGTCCGGCTTAGTAAAAGTTTTTAAGCAGGAAACGTTTTGCGGCTTTGAGGTCTTTTGTCGGATAAAAAGTGCCGCGCCACGTAATACCGCCGGAGGCAAGCGCGGACGCCGCCCCATGCAGCAGCAGATATACGCCTATAACCCCGCCTATCGGCACAAACAGTGCGGGGAAAACCGGTAATTTATTCCAGCGCGCAATCAGCGCCGATTTTAAAACAGCTGTTCCGCATGCAGCCGCCGCTATTTTTGCCGCCGTCCCGCCGGCAAACAACAGCGCAAAAGGCAGCAGGTCAAAAAACACTCCCGCAAAAGCGGCAGCGAATATTACAAGAGGATTAAAGCCTGCGCCTGCGAACACTCCTTTGTCGCAGCTTTTTACCGCTTCGCCGAAGTTTTCAAGAAAGTGCAGTCCGACACAGCCTTCCCCGTTGAGCGCCGCGCCTTTGAAACCGCTTTTTCTCATCATAAGCCCGAGGCCCATATCGTCTATAACCTCAAGCCGCAGCCATTCAAACCCCGGCGTTTTTTCAAAAGCCGCGCGGCGCACCAGGTTGAACGCGCCAACTCCGACAGCCGCATCCCCGCGGGAATCCTGCGAGTTCCAGCAGCTCCAGCGCAGCGCGGTGTCCAGAAACGGGGCGAATACCATGTCCATGAAAAATCCGTTTGACCATAGCTGCGGCATTACCGCCAGATGGTCCAACCCGTTGGTTTGGGCAAAGCAGACGGCTTTTTTAAGCGCATCGGGGCTGAAATGCACGTCGGCATCCGAAAACAGCAGCCATTGGCCCGAAGCGGATTTAACGCCTTTATCAAGCGCGTTAACCTTGCCAAGCCAGCCCGGCGGCAAGGTTGTTATGCGCAACGGTTTTACGCGCGGGTCGTTTTCTGCCACCCGGGAAATGGCAGCGAAGGTTTGATCGGAAGAACGGTCGTCTATCGCGATTACTTCAAGCGACGGATAATCGGACTGCAATTTTGAAAGCAAGGCGGCTTCTATGGTGTTTGCTTCGTCTTTTGCGGGGATTATCACGGAAAGCGGCGGATAATGAAAGCCGGCAGGGCATGCGGTATTGCGCAGGAATTTTGTTTTGCGGATCCCGTACAGCATGAACCCGCTCCGCACGGCCCAGGCCGCCAGTGTAAGGAAGGCAAGAATGACTAAAACTGTTTGCATGGTTTATTATGCAAAATACAGCCCCAGCCTGGTCTGATTTCTGCGGGAACCCGGAGTTTTAGCCCGGAAATCGCAGTTGGTTGCGAGAACCGAGGGGGCGGCGCAGGAAGTTTCAGGCGGCGAGGGTGAAAGTGAACACGGAGCCTTTGCCTTCAACGCTCTCCACTGAAACCGAGCCGCCGTGCGCCTCCGTTATGTGCCGGACTATTGAAAGCCCAAGCCCGGTGCCGCCCATCTCGCGGGAGCGGGCCTTGTCCACCCGGTAGAACCGCTCAAAAACGCGCGGCAGGTCGGCAGCCGGAATGCCTATGCCCGTGTCCCTGACCGAAACATGGACTTTGCCGCTTGCGGCGCGGGCCAGTATTTCCACCGTCCCGCCGGGGATGTTGAATTTTATGGCGTTTTCTATCAGATTGCGGAACACCTGCAAAAGCTGGCCCTTGTCGGCGCGCACGGGCGGCAGTTCATGCATGCTCCTGTCCACCGAGACGGACACGGCGGCGGCGCGCGCCATTTCCCCAAGCCGCAGGCAAACCTCCGCCGCCGCCTGGCCCAGATTCACCGCCTCCAGCCGGGGAGGCGTCCTGCCGGATTCTATGGCGGAGAGGCTTAGTATATCCTCTATCAGCCGGCCCAGGCGGACGGACTCCTCCTCTATGGCCTGCGCGAAGGAGCGGCGGTTTTCCCGGTCCTCCAGCGCACCGTCCAGCAGCGTCTGCGCGGCGGCCCGTATGGAGGTGAGCGGGGTTCTCAGTTCGTGCGAGACATTGGCCACGAAATCCCTGCGCATCTGCTCCAGCTTTTTGACGCGCGATATGTCGCGCATGGCCAGCACCGCGCCCTCGCAGCGGCCATCCTCTATAAGCGGGGCGCAGACCGCGTCAAACACGTTGTCCGGCGCGTCGGAGAACATTATCTCGCGCCTCTCCGCCGCGCGGGTACGCATGGAAGCAGCCGCCATCTCGTTAAGCGCAGGGTTGCGCAGCAGCTCCACCAGCGGCCTGCCGGCGCAGGTTTTGGCGTCCACGCGGGCCAGCGCGGCGAAAACCTCGTTGGCGAAAATGATGTTCCCGTCTTTATCCACTGCGGCGACGGCCTCCGTCATGTTGGAAAGTATGGCCGACAGCAGCGCCCTGTCCCGCGCCAGCTCGCCCATGGCGGACTGGGTTTTCTGCGCCAGCAGATTTATAGCGGCGGCCAGACGGCCATGCTCGTCCGCGGGGGAGTTCCGTATGCGCGCGCCGTAATCCCCGCCGGAGAGCTTTTCCGCCACAAGCGACATCTCCCCCACCGGCCCGCCCAGCGACCAGGCCGCCCACAGCGCCGCAAGCAGCGCCAGAGGCAGAACCGCGGCCATGGCATAGAATGCGGCGCGCTGCATGTCCGCCGCCCTTCCATAGACCTTGGACAGCGGCAGCGACAGCCGCATCACCGCCGCCCTCCCTTCCGGCACGGGCGCCGACACATACAGGAAATCGTGGCCCATAGTGGCGCTGCGCCTTATATCGCGGCCTTCGCGGCCCGACAGCGCGGCGGCGACCTCCGGCCTGTGCGCATGGTTTTCCATGGAAGACACAGCGGAATAGGCGACCTCGGAATCGGCAATAACCGCGCCGTCCCGCCCGATTACGGTAACCCGGCACCCGCACGCGGCGGACAAAGCGGAAACGGCGCGCTCCGGCTCCAGCGCGGCCACCCGCGCCTGAGAATACAGCCCCGACGCCAGCTCGGAC
This genomic interval from Elusimicrobiales bacterium contains the following:
- a CDS encoding DUF1343 domain-containing protein codes for the protein MRLFGLLLLLCAPARAKTVTGFEVLSAGNFAPFSGKRVGLITNHTGTDSGGRSIAGAFASHGSFRLAAIFSPEHGFSGRAAGGDLVGDSSYNGVPVRSLYGKTMRPDWGMLKDIDILVFDMQDIGARFYTYLSTMGMAMEEADKYGIPFYVLDRPNPVGGEIAEGPVPPGPSGGLTQYFPVPVRHGMTAGEMALLHADVKKLRLAPEVIRMKGWKRGMFYDETGLQWVNPSPNIRDLDAAILYQGLGCFEAVNISVGRGTDSPFHWFGAPWLDAKALVSALEKAHIKGAEFRCEERTPSDDIYAGKTCKGVSIRITRPKKIRPLEIFVSVLCLLRDMKQPGLEIRWDAAGKMTGSGNFRALYESGASPEEILSDFDKTLKPFMKSRGKYLLYN
- a CDS encoding MltA domain-containing protein; protein product: MRKLWWSVAPLGIAAVFVFSGCVVFRRPHPPKSAFVQVPAALAPRFADVKDRAGLIEAAQNSLYYVQASKQALYTIGDRQVSPAMLAATLREFIKTLKQAKNGDELAALVADKFDVYRSVGSDGKGAVLFTSYYEPVFKASRTRTDEYKYPLYRRPDDLVDADLEEFGDKYKGEGIAGRVEKSRLRPYFSREQIESGKALEGRGLEIAWLQNRLDVMDLHIEGSARLEFDDGSVLRANYDGTNNLPFRGPMSALVKSGVLPPDTDPKEYVAKHPEIEQWLMATNPRYTFFKLEKISGGPAGTYGGALTAGRSIAVDTKHVPLGALAFVDGPMPRFDGEGKLVEVARVGKFALCQDTGGAIKGPGHIDYYAGAGLDAGRFASKLKHDGSVYLLLLKSE
- a CDS encoding glycosyltransferase encodes the protein MQTVLVILAFLTLAAWAVRSGFMLYGIRKTKFLRNTACPAGFHYPPLSVIIPAKDEANTIEAALLSKLQSDYPSLEVIAIDDRSSDQTFAAISRVAENDPRVKPLRITTLPPGWLGKVNALDKGVKSASGQWLLFSDADVHFSPDALKKAVCFAQTNGLDHLAVMPQLWSNGFFMDMVFAPFLDTALRWSCWNSQDSRGDAAVGVGAFNLVRRAAFEKTPGFEWLRLEVIDDMGLGLMMRKSGFKGAALNGEGCVGLHFLENFGEAVKSCDKGVFAGAGFNPLVIFAAAFAGVFFDLLPFALLFAGGTAAKIAAAACGTAVLKSALIARWNKLPVFPALFVPIGGVIGVYLLLHGAASALASGGITWRGTFYPTKDLKAAKRFLLKNFY
- a CDS encoding ATP-binding protein, which gives rise to MLKLIKEHFRLKLAVAIGAIALAAAFAVGIAVEKSARTHLVSELASGLYSQARVAALEPERAVSALSAACGCRVTVIGRDGAVIADSEVAYSAVSSMENHAHRPEVAAALSGREGRDIRRSATMGHDFLYVSAPVPEGRAAVMRLSLPLSKVYGRAADMQRAAFYAMAAVLPLALLAALWAAWSLGGPVGEMSLVAEKLSGGDYGARIRNSPADEHGRLAAAINLLAQKTQSAMGELARDRALLSAILSNMTEAVAAVDKDGNIIFANEVFAALARVDAKTCAGRPLVELLRNPALNEMAAASMRTRAAERREIMFSDAPDNVFDAVCAPLIEDGRCEGAVLAMRDISRVKKLEQMRRDFVANVSHELRTPLTSIRAAAQTLLDGALEDRENRRSFAQAIEEESVRLGRLIEDILSLSAIESGRTPPRLEAVNLGQAAAEVCLRLGEMARAAAVSVSVDRSMHELPPVRADKGQLLQVFRNLIENAIKFNIPGGTVEILARAASGKVHVSVRDTGIGIPAADLPRVFERFYRVDKARSREMGGTGLGLSIVRHITEAHGGSVSVESVEGKGSVFTFTLAA